A genome region from Campylobacter concisus includes the following:
- a CDS encoding diadenosine tetraphosphate hydrolase, with amino-acid sequence MQTKKSNKELINCFKDYIDIADASYAMLHNVFENERNGLDELYGK; translated from the coding sequence GTGCAAACTAAAAAATCAAATAAAGAGCTAATAAATTGCTTTAAAGACTATATTGATATAGCTGATGCAAGTTATGCAATGCTTCATAATGTATTTGAGAATGAAAGAAATGGACTTGATGAGCTTTATGGTAAATAA
- a CDS encoding tRNA 2-selenouridine synthase, whose product MKFLAITLLLLTSIFLIACSANQANKKISNSELENLAKQYGGVYIFDEKFEKEIERIEAERKELRKNTKGKDLGGGLYAVNTKLVDEKFPQILSNGKRYFLGGTSSKISQSCYEKIYNFIGHENLKKYEPWIFSNLYYKDKEDNIVQISCTVVYERVKTQYGLFGDEGRGFSFKKNSFESLGGGNKFILINNKFIKANKDK is encoded by the coding sequence ATGAAATTTCTAGCTATAACACTCTTACTTCTAACAAGTATATTCTTAATAGCTTGCTCAGCTAATCAAGCAAATAAAAAGATAAGTAACTCTGAACTAGAAAACTTAGCTAAACAATATGGTGGAGTATATATATTTGATGAGAAATTTGAGAAAGAGATAGAGAGAATAGAAGCTGAGAGGAAAGAGCTAAGAAAAAATACAAAAGGTAAAGATTTAGGTGGCGGTCTTTATGCTGTCAATACTAAGTTGGTAGATGAAAAATTCCCTCAAATCCTCTCAAATGGTAAAAGATATTTCCTAGGTGGAACATCTAGTAAAATTTCACAAAGTTGTTATGAAAAAATTTATAATTTCATAGGTCATGAGAATTTAAAAAAATATGAACCTTGGATATTTTCAAATTTATATTACAAAGATAAAGAGGATAATATAGTTCAAATTTCATGTACTGTAGTTTATGAAAGAGTAAAAACACAGTATGGCTTATTTGGAGATGAAGGTAGAGGATTTAGTTTTAAGAAAAACAGCTTTGAAAGTCTTGGTGGTGGAAACAAATTCATTCTAATAAACAATAAATTTATAAAAGCAAACAAGGACAAGTAA
- a CDS encoding Mbeg1-like protein produces the protein MLTKKSNKELINCFKDYIDIADASYAMLHNVFENERNGLDELYDKFGKDNVPENIVNSYREDEIKKPIWRYKDNIRKGDILNGDIQDKDGNIVKKEGDPTAYALCIEARFMADKVVKKPVGKNGEIKDIKIDNDVKNFIYYDKDTKEQRLLVGKDEIYKISPRTKLFVNRYELVKHIPNQKSGFSSTIFYDTLKSNYIIGFRGTEMKMNDLLDDAFMAITSRALMQISALKSLQSSMQEAINSHSQNLSGLDNTAKDIILSGHSLGGHLAQIYAVTFKDSGVRELYTYNAPGIYGGILASAFTWSLRLLSFVAKAIAKGARWIARVIDKDGFIGKMVGSVFNKIKGMFGFKDDKSSVDEYVDVVKNNEQAQKTLADKKVSSNINKASKEKDIDIEIHHVESVKQSINRDEDSFSKDVAVLIEPTFSVISDLGYKLGIDTTGEVKYENTENRHLVNILIRSHFLKESVLVLYMLCYLLENKENEAKIEGKDIAEALDYLNEYIQSLKFKLKCIRSKLNLDLNIDDISDASMLDTPLYIFYAYLNLFYEYGKFGDENFKQDMVGYIIENLGSNIDKNSNKEAHLVKILDIDDLDKLDATKIVSDARAGDIDMLVAICALNLFVFEKKIDVNEIGKYFSYSKNIYKNITILRDNRVDTAEASIFVKDRIDMLKSIINLKYADLAKLKENENFLASIDSKDISSSDEAIVIANNKSAQNNDDVAYNNKVATDDIKALVNESVGSIFYKNNDTLSVSAVDKSIVDVEVLKEIFKLDSKNMNQRIYLNSALLSKANEEEDYPLYFKDEKYNSDENIPLNFTHQPRDEDKDIGRLNVAYRNSQANILNYSLLNKSLNIDLKPMSKKTKEALSNLNQRQNLQKDNQSKEISSTATSCPVIEDDTIICPHGGHVILKSRAGRSIRSDDQGVILDVDFINSPIVGCSARIPCVIVAYVPRSALSLKSMNDHYAVMQDLVPNCLSNTGSSLRCIKKENKLKLEHSLSNPGMQDSSEIIKDINLNNAYIRLHIKSALNQTDNLAVCIYKLNDVEYKNQEGFKEVELNLDEGSDIKDKKLKEYLKARFRDDKFSISSFNFKYSLMDKNFIFITPKYTEPIYKDMTLPKSGIGFFQFVDDISDDNNLIYITPSKAKIVCIKFACGLDSEYSDDINIIKTVVVA, from the coding sequence GTGCTAACTAAAAAATCAAATAAAGAGCTAATAAATTGCTTTAAAGACTATATTGATATAGCTGATGCAAGTTATGCAATGCTTCATAATGTATTTGAGAATGAAAGAAATGGACTTGATGAGCTTTATGATAAATTTGGTAAAGATAATGTCCCTGAAAACATTGTAAATTCTTATAGAGAAGATGAAATAAAAAAGCCTATTTGGAGATACAAAGATAACATAAGAAAAGGTGATATTTTAAATGGCGATATCCAAGATAAAGATGGAAATATAGTAAAAAAAGAAGGCGATCCCACTGCTTATGCCCTTTGTATAGAAGCTAGATTTATGGCTGACAAAGTAGTTAAGAAGCCAGTTGGTAAAAATGGAGAGATAAAAGATATAAAAATAGATAATGATGTTAAAAATTTTATCTACTATGATAAAGACACAAAAGAGCAAAGATTACTTGTTGGAAAAGATGAAATTTATAAAATCTCCCCTCGCACAAAACTTTTTGTTAATCGCTATGAGCTAGTAAAGCACATACCTAATCAAAAATCGGGTTTTAGCTCAACTATATTTTATGACACACTTAAGTCAAATTATATAATAGGTTTTAGAGGAACAGAGATGAAAATGAATGATCTCTTAGATGATGCCTTTATGGCTATCACATCAAGAGCGCTTATGCAAATATCTGCCTTAAAATCACTTCAATCCTCTATGCAAGAAGCTATAAATTCTCATAGTCAAAACTTAAGTGGTTTAGACAACACCGCCAAAGACATCATTTTATCAGGTCACTCATTAGGAGGTCATCTAGCTCAAATATATGCAGTAACTTTCAAAGATAGCGGAGTAAGAGAACTTTATACTTATAACGCTCCAGGAATTTATGGTGGCATATTAGCTTCAGCTTTTACTTGGAGCTTAAGGCTTCTTAGCTTTGTAGCCAAAGCCATAGCAAAAGGTGCAAGATGGATAGCAAGAGTCATAGACAAAGATGGCTTTATAGGAAAGATGGTAGGCTCAGTCTTTAACAAGATAAAAGGTATGTTTGGCTTTAAAGATGATAAGAGCAGCGTAGACGAATATGTAGATGTGGTTAAAAATAATGAACAAGCTCAAAAGACTCTTGCAGATAAAAAGGTGAGCTCTAATATAAATAAAGCTAGCAAAGAAAAAGATATAGACATAGAGATACATCACGTAGAGAGCGTTAAACAAAGCATCAATAGAGATGAAGATAGCTTTTCGAAAGATGTGGCTGTTTTGATAGAACCTACCTTTTCGGTCATATCTGATCTAGGCTATAAGCTAGGCATAGATACAACTGGCGAAGTAAAGTATGAAAATACCGAGAATAGACACTTGGTGAATATATTAATTAGATCTCACTTTTTAAAAGAGAGTGTTTTGGTTTTATATATGTTGTGTTATCTCTTGGAAAACAAAGAAAATGAAGCCAAGATAGAGGGCAAAGATATAGCTGAAGCACTTGACTATCTAAATGAATATATCCAGTCGCTTAAATTTAAACTAAAATGCATAAGATCGAAGTTAAATTTGGATTTAAATATAGATGATATAAGTGATGCTTCTATGCTAGATACGCCTTTATATATCTTTTATGCTTATTTAAATCTCTTTTACGAATATGGTAAATTTGGTGATGAAAATTTTAAGCAAGATATGGTCGGGTATATAATAGAAAATTTAGGCAGCAACATAGATAAAAATAGCAATAAAGAAGCACATCTAGTAAAGATACTAGATATAGATGATCTAGATAAACTAGATGCGACAAAGATAGTAAGTGATGCTAGAGCTGGCGATATAGATATGCTAGTGGCTATTTGTGCTTTGAATTTATTTGTATTTGAAAAAAAGATAGATGTAAATGAAATTGGCAAATACTTCTCTTATAGCAAAAATATCTATAAAAATATAACGATACTACGAGATAATAGAGTAGATACAGCGGAGGCTAGCATCTTTGTAAAAGATAGAATAGATATGCTAAAGAGTATAATAAATCTAAAATATGCGGATCTAGCAAAGCTAAAAGAAAATGAAAATTTCTTGGCTAGCATAGACTCTAAGGATATAAGCTCTAGCGATGAAGCCATAGTAATAGCTAATAATAAATCCGCTCAAAATAACGATGATGTAGCCTACAACAATAAAGTAGCAACCGATGATATAAAAGCTCTTGTGAATGAGAGCGTGGGAAGTATCTTTTATAAAAACAACGATACCCTTAGTGTAAGTGCAGTAGATAAAAGTATCGTTGATGTTGAGGTATTAAAGGAGATATTTAAGCTAGATAGTAAAAATATGAATCAAAGGATATATCTAAACTCTGCCCTTTTGTCTAAGGCCAATGAAGAGGAGGATTATCCACTTTATTTTAAAGACGAAAAATATAATAGTGATGAGAATATCCCTCTAAATTTTACTCATCAGCCAAGAGATGAGGATAAAGATATAGGAAGGCTAAATGTTGCTTATAGAAATTCTCAAGCAAATATATTAAATTATTCACTATTAAATAAGAGTCTAAATATCGATCTAAAACCAATGAGCAAAAAGACTAAAGAGGCTCTTTCAAATTTAAATCAAAGGCAAAATTTACAAAAAGATAATCAATCTAAAGAAATTTCATCTACTGCGACTTCATGCCCTGTCATAGAAGACGACACTATCATTTGCCCACACGGTGGTCATGTGATCTTAAAAAGTAGGGCAGGTAGGAGCATAAGATCAGACGATCAAGGCGTGATACTCGATGTTGATTTTATAAACTCGCCGATAGTAGGCTGCTCAGCTAGGATTCCATGCGTCATAGTAGCTTATGTACCAAGATCGGCACTTAGTCTAAAAAGTATGAATGATCACTACGCTGTAATGCAAGATCTAGTGCCAAACTGCCTAAGCAACACTGGATCTTCGCTAAGGTGCATAAAAAAAGAGAATAAACTAAAACTAGAGCATAGTTTAAGTAATCCTGGTATGCAAGATAGTAGCGAAATAATAAAAGATATAAATTTAAATAATGCCTACATAAGGCTTCATATAAAATCGGCCCTTAATCAAACAGATAATCTTGCTGTTTGTATATATAAGCTAAATGATGTGGAATATAAAAACCAAGAGGGATTTAAAGAGGTGGAGCTAAATTTAGATGAAGGCTCTGATATAAAAGATAAGAAGCTAAAAGAGTATCTAAAGGCCCGATTTAGAGATGATAAATTTAGTATCTCATCGTTTAACTTCAAATACTCGCTTATGGATAAAAATTTTATTTTTATTACCCCTAAATATACTGAGCCTATCTATAAAGATATGACGCTTCCTAAGAGTGGAATAGGATTTTTTCAATTTGTAGATGATATTAGCGACGATAATAACCTTATCTATATTACGCCAAGTAAGGCAAAAATAGTATGTATAAAATTTGCTTGTGGGTTGGATAGTGAATATAGCGATGATATAAATATAATTAAAACAGTAGTGGTGGCATAA
- a CDS encoding thioredoxin reductase — translation MKKIIFTALAILVIAISLIEINKRINKGNLMDNNNTYIVIAPNGEEVLFDKKTNLIVSKTKDDNTTKYFEEKSKMLLEARSILDSSPYKNYKPLYYNPKPNSLGQTDYLSFKPWLDISYKPSSTKLSPWTKSEKAYYESLKDKRDRYIYLVKRSNLKCTMIDIPEDAIARVDSNGKLTKPEYAEIYDEVNANRNTLKSELFAAEWNICAGTLGNTAGFSRGVGLGYAGFKARAYQSMFLSAQLGKKEALRALADMFEYSTYLAGLNKNLQMAEEFRKLFTNPPLDEYGMMPYLDEIVGNYFVMDFNRGGIVINPTGSMHRVLRELVEDKGELLDPRDFDANETTREKFVSYVKKELPEYAEIFSEKGYPANYEDRDIDLYIDSTLLEAKIMSLTPPEGYPNAPYYNTPEELTRLYEAGKLDKKLNPLTPVMYRDSFPEDLRQKILSYAKEHNIKD, via the coding sequence ATGAAAAAGATTATATTTACAGCTTTAGCTATCTTAGTAATAGCCATATCACTAATAGAAATAAATAAAAGAATAAATAAAGGAAATTTAATGGATAACAATAATACATATATAGTTATAGCTCCAAATGGAGAAGAGGTATTATTTGATAAAAAGACAAATTTGATTGTTTCTAAAACTAAAGATGACAATACAACAAAGTATTTTGAGGAAAAATCTAAAATGCTCCTTGAAGCTCGCTCCATCCTAGACTCATCTCCATATAAAAACTATAAACCACTATACTATAACCCTAAACCAAATTCTTTAGGTCAAACAGACTATCTATCATTTAAGCCATGGCTAGATATTAGCTATAAACCAAGCTCAACTAAACTATCACCTTGGACTAAATCAGAAAAAGCCTACTATGAAAGCTTAAAAGATAAAAGAGATAGATATATCTATCTAGTAAAAAGAAGTAATCTAAAATGCACTATGATAGATATTCCTGAAGATGCAATAGCTAGAGTAGATAGTAATGGCAAACTAACTAAACCAGAATATGCTGAAATTTATGATGAAGTAAATGCTAATAGAAATACTCTAAAATCAGAACTGTTTGCAGCAGAGTGGAATATATGTGCCGGAACTTTAGGAAATACGGCTGGATTTTCAAGAGGAGTTGGACTAGGATATGCAGGATTTAAAGCAAGAGCATATCAATCAATGTTTTTATCAGCCCAGCTTGGTAAAAAGGAAGCCCTAAGAGCTTTAGCTGATATGTTTGAATATTCTACATACCTAGCAGGTCTAAACAAAAATTTACAAATGGCAGAAGAGTTTAGAAAACTATTTACTAATCCTCCACTAGATGAATATGGTATGATGCCTTATCTTGATGAAATAGTAGGTAATTACTTTGTGATGGATTTTAATAGAGGCGGGATAGTGATTAATCCTACAGGATCAATGCATAGAGTTTTAAGAGAACTAGTAGAAGACAAGGGCGAGCTGCTAGACCCTAGAGACTTTGATGCCAATGAGACTACAAGAGAAAAATTTGTCTCTTATGTTAAAAAAGAACTGCCAGAATATGCAGAAATTTTTTCTGAAAAAGGCTATCCTGCTAATTATGAAGATAGAGACATAGACCTTTACATCGACTCCACCCTCCTAGAAGCAAAGATAATGTCTCTAACCCCACCAGAGGGATATCCTAATGCACCATACTACAACACACCAGAAGAGCTAACAAGACTATATGAGGCTGGTAAATTAGACAAAAAGCTAAATCCTCTAACGCCAGTGATGTATAGAGATAGCTTTCCTGAAGATCTTAGGCAAAAGATACTAAGTTATGCCAAAGAGCATAATATAAAGGATTAA
- a CDS encoding NifS family cysteine desulfurase: MRVYLDNNATTMVDPEAFELMKPYFCEKYGNPNSLHKFGSETHPALRTALDQLYTGLNAKDSDDIVVTSCATESNNWVVKGIYFDKIATGEKKRIITTAVEHPAILATCKFLEKYGVELTVLDVNNDGIVTPEQLRAVMDENVALVSIMSANNETGMIFPIKELASIAHEYGALFHTDAVQAVGKIKINVQDLDVDFLSFSAHKFHGPKGVGALFIKNSMPLSSLLHGGEHMGGRRSGTLDVPGIIGMGKALELANKFMDYEHSHVRRLRDKLEDAILKIPDVSVVGKKEQRVPNTILASIKGVEGEAMLWDLNKAGIAASTGSACASETLESNPIMEAIGADKELAHTALRLSLSRFNTEEEIDYAIEHITKAVNRLRGISSTFAYAPEWHKSGL, encoded by the coding sequence TTGAGAGTATATTTAGACAATAACGCTACAACAATGGTTGATCCTGAAGCTTTTGAGCTTATGAAACCATATTTTTGTGAAAAATACGGTAATCCAAACTCGCTTCATAAATTTGGCTCTGAAACACACCCAGCTTTAAGAACAGCGCTAGATCAACTCTACACCGGACTAAACGCAAAAGATAGCGATGACATCGTCGTTACCTCATGCGCGACTGAGAGCAACAACTGGGTAGTAAAAGGCATCTACTTTGACAAAATAGCAACTGGCGAGAAAAAACGTATCATAACAACCGCAGTTGAGCATCCAGCTATTTTGGCGACTTGTAAATTTTTAGAAAAATATGGCGTAGAGCTTACTGTTTTAGATGTGAATAACGATGGTATAGTCACTCCAGAACAGTTAAGAGCTGTAATGGATGAGAATGTAGCACTTGTTTCTATAATGAGCGCGAATAACGAAACTGGCATGATCTTTCCTATAAAAGAGCTTGCTAGTATCGCTCATGAATATGGGGCTTTATTCCACACGGATGCGGTTCAAGCAGTTGGTAAGATAAAGATAAATGTTCAAGATCTTGACGTTGATTTTTTAAGCTTTTCTGCGCATAAATTTCACGGGCCAAAGGGTGTTGGAGCACTATTTATAAAAAATAGTATGCCACTAAGTAGCTTGCTTCATGGCGGCGAGCACATGGGTGGACGCAGAAGTGGCACGCTTGATGTTCCTGGCATCATTGGCATGGGTAAAGCACTTGAACTGGCAAATAAATTTATGGATTATGAGCACTCTCATGTTCGCCGTTTACGTGATAAGCTTGAAGATGCAATTTTAAAAATTCCTGACGTTAGCGTTGTAGGAAAAAAAGAACAACGTGTGCCAAATACCATTTTAGCTTCTATAAAAGGCGTTGAAGGCGAAGCTATGCTTTGGGATCTAAACAAAGCTGGCATCGCAGCTTCAACTGGTTCAGCATGTGCAAGTGAAACATTAGAGAGTAACCCAATAATGGAGGCCATAGGGGCAGATAAAGAGCTGGCTCACACCGCACTTAGACTATCTCTTTCTAGATTTAATACAGAAGAAGAGATTGATTATGCGATCGAGCACATAACAAAAGCAGTAAATAGACTAAGAGGTATCTCTAGTACATTTGCCTACGCCCCAGAATGGCATAAGAGCGGATTATAA
- a CDS encoding iron-sulfur cluster assembly scaffold protein, which yields MAKNNLIGGSIWDEYSKVVQDRMNNPKFMGEITEEDAKKANAKLIVADFGAESCGDAVRLYWLVDEKTDKIIDAKFKSFGCGTAIASSDTMAELCIGKTVDEAVKITNLDVERAMRDNPETPAVPPQKMHCSVMAYDVIKAAAASYKGIDPEHFEDEIIVCECARVSLGTIKEVIRLNDLHTVEEITQYTKAGAFCKSCVKPGGHEKREYYLVDILRDTRAEMEREKIEAQANAQANHTLGDISFENMTMVGQLKAVESVIDKEIRPMLEMDGGNLEILDIRNDNGENTDIYIRYLGACSGCASGSTGTLYAIENVLQENLSPKIRVMPI from the coding sequence ATGGCAAAGAATAATTTGATCGGAGGCTCTATCTGGGATGAGTATTCTAAGGTAGTGCAAGACAGGATGAATAATCCTAAATTTATGGGAGAGATAACCGAAGAAGATGCTAAAAAGGCAAACGCAAAGCTTATTGTGGCTGACTTTGGTGCAGAAAGCTGCGGTGATGCAGTCAGGCTTTACTGGCTGGTTGACGAAAAAACTGACAAGATAATAGACGCTAAATTTAAAAGCTTTGGCTGTGGCACAGCGATAGCTAGCTCTGATACGATGGCTGAGCTTTGTATCGGCAAAACAGTTGATGAAGCTGTCAAGATAACAAATTTAGATGTTGAAAGAGCTATGCGTGACAACCCAGAAACACCGGCTGTCCCGCCTCAAAAGATGCACTGCTCAGTTATGGCGTATGACGTTATAAAAGCAGCTGCGGCAAGCTATAAAGGCATAGATCCAGAGCATTTTGAAGATGAGATCATCGTTTGCGAGTGCGCTAGGGTAAGCCTTGGCACGATTAAAGAAGTGATAAGACTAAATGACCTTCACACAGTTGAGGAAATCACGCAATACACCAAAGCTGGAGCATTTTGCAAGTCTTGTGTAAAGCCTGGTGGCCATGAAAAAAGAGAATATTATTTGGTGGATATTTTGCGTGATACTAGGGCTGAGATGGAGCGTGAGAAGATCGAAGCTCAGGCAAATGCCCAAGCAAATCACACTTTAGGTGACATTAGTTTTGAAAATATGACGATGGTAGGGCAGTTAAAAGCAGTCGAGTCTGTCATAGATAAAGAAATTCGCCCAATGCTCGAGATGGATGGTGGAAATTTAGAAATTTTAGATATTAGAAATGATAACGGCGAAAATACTGATATTTATATCCGCTATCTTGGTGCTTGCTCGGGCTGTGCAAGTGGCTCAACTGGCACTCTTTATGCGATTGAAAATGTCTTGCAAGAGAACTTAAGCCCAAAAATTAGGGTAATGCCTATTTGA
- the miaA gene encoding tRNA (adenosine(37)-N6)-dimethylallyltransferase MiaA, with translation MFKEFAIIGTTASGKSDLAFELAKKLNGVILSLDSLALYKEIDIASAKPNREQLEAIKHFGVDEIYPDEEFSVVAFFEIYKNAKNFACLQDCPLIITGGSGFYLKSMLSGLAPNVPKCEINLSNEEIYELAVKIDPEFASKFSQNDSYRLEKWYQIYNFSNQIPSIWLRENTKESIIKELAIFEILWDKDELRERIKKRTKGMLEAGLIDEAKFLFNKYKSEPKPLKSIGLKECKQFLDKEISQNELEELIATHTAQLAKRQRTFNRSQFEKKFVGDLNQIRSEILKFLRE, from the coding sequence TTGTTTAAAGAATTTGCAATAATTGGTACCACGGCAAGTGGCAAAAGCGATCTTGCATTTGAGCTTGCAAAGAAGCTTAATGGCGTCATCTTAAGTCTTGATTCGCTTGCACTTTATAAAGAGATAGATATCGCCAGCGCAAAGCCAAATAGAGAACAGCTTGAAGCCATAAAACACTTTGGTGTAGATGAAATTTATCCTGATGAAGAATTTAGCGTTGTGGCATTTTTTGAAATTTATAAAAATGCAAAGAATTTTGCGTGCTTACAAGACTGCCCACTCATCATTACAGGAGGCAGCGGCTTTTATCTAAAATCAATGCTTAGTGGACTTGCACCAAATGTGCCAAAATGTGAGATAAATTTAAGCAATGAAGAAATTTATGAGCTAGCTGTAAAAATCGATCCTGAGTTTGCAAGTAAATTTAGTCAAAATGACTCTTATCGCCTCGAAAAGTGGTATCAAATTTATAATTTTAGTAACCAAATCCCAAGCATTTGGCTAAGAGAAAATACTAAAGAGAGCATCATAAAAGAGCTAGCGATATTTGAAATTTTATGGGATAAAGATGAGCTTAGAGAACGTATCAAAAAGAGAACAAAAGGTATGCTTGAAGCTGGGCTCATAGATGAGGCAAAATTTTTGTTTAATAAATACAAAAGTGAGCCAAAACCACTAAAATCAATAGGTTTAAAAGAGTGCAAGCAATTTTTAGATAAAGAAATTTCTCAAAACGAGCTTGAAGAGCTCATAGCTACGCACACGGCTCAGTTAGCAAAACGTCAGCGAACTTTTAATCGCTCACAGTTTGAAAAAAAATTTGTGGGTGATTTGAATCAAATTAGAAGTGAAATTTTAAAATTTTTAAGAGAATAA
- a CDS encoding FAD-dependent oxidoreductase produces MGKVAIIGDSFSALFTAYELAKKGEEILIISSQKDDFTNGILAPFGTHALAKDGAISSSFMGLVSKKSELDISICLNENFRAWMTNFTLKSTKAHDKKMQILFSKFGKKSFEILRELNNKYPQINFDESGIYLLFSNDESFKKRLDEIKVAHSEQEILSVDKELANFGLINKNIKGAINLVKNASIDTNELKKALINELNSLGVKFINDEIYELKTQGQIVQKATGNNGEYEADNFVIASKNLELSNKLGTSLNAILAKFYTIDLSLNEGQIPKKPIILNDLFAKIYPTKNGVTIITNLQVGAIDTLVKTEKINAFLNELKMHLGISELKEPSFRANYVLLSSNDKPALGRDNTYSNLIYNQAYGLNELSFAPYFSGVLADLIKDGKNNEENDEILLFSSFYEG; encoded by the coding sequence ATGGGAAAAGTAGCGATTATTGGAGATAGTTTTAGTGCGTTATTTACGGCTTACGAATTAGCTAAAAAAGGTGAAGAAATTTTAATTATTAGCAGCCAAAAAGATGATTTTACAAATGGAATTTTAGCGCCTTTTGGCACACACGCTCTTGCAAAAGATGGAGCGATATCTAGCTCATTTATGGGGCTAGTTAGCAAAAAAAGCGAGCTTGATATAAGTATTTGCTTAAATGAAAATTTTAGAGCTTGGATGACAAATTTTACACTTAAATCAACCAAAGCTCACGACAAAAAGATGCAAATTTTGTTTTCAAAATTTGGTAAGAAAAGCTTTGAAATTTTAAGAGAGCTAAACAACAAATATCCGCAGATAAATTTCGATGAGAGCGGTATTTATCTACTTTTTAGCAATGACGAAAGCTTTAAAAAAAGGCTTGATGAGATAAAGGTTGCCCATAGCGAGCAAGAAATTTTAAGCGTAGATAAAGAGCTAGCAAATTTTGGGCTAATAAATAAAAATATAAAAGGCGCTATAAATTTAGTCAAAAACGCAAGTATTGACACAAATGAGCTAAAAAAAGCTTTGATAAATGAGCTAAATTCTCTTGGGGTAAAATTTATAAATGATGAAATTTATGAGCTAAAAACGCAGGGGCAAATAGTGCAAAAAGCTACCGGCAATAACGGCGAATATGAGGCTGATAACTTTGTGATCGCTTCAAAAAATTTAGAGCTTTCAAATAAGCTAGGCACGAGCTTAAATGCGATTTTGGCTAAATTTTATACCATTGATCTTAGCCTAAATGAAGGGCAAATCCCTAAAAAACCAATCATTTTAAATGATCTATTTGCCAAAATTTATCCTACTAAAAATGGTGTTACGATTATTACAAATTTACAAGTCGGCGCTATCGATACGCTTGTTAAAACTGAAAAGATTAATGCATTTTTAAATGAGCTAAAGATGCATCTTGGTATAAGCGAGCTAAAAGAGCCTAGTTTTAGGGCAAACTACGTGCTTCTTAGCTCAAACGATAAGCCAGCTCTTGGACGCGATAACACATATAGCAACTTGATCTATAACCAAGCTTATGGACTAAATGAGCTTAGCTTTGCTCCGTATTTTTCTGGTGTTTTGGCTGATCTTATAAAAGATGGCAAAAATAACGAGGAAAATGATGAAATTTTACTCTTTAGCTCGTTTTACGAGGGCTAG
- the mqnP gene encoding menaquinone biosynthesis prenyltransferase MqnP yields MIEKLKIIAELIVFKHSVFALPFIFVAMIVASKIESGSAWFGLKLLILGIFCAVSARNFAMAFNRYKDEDIDKLNPRTASRPSVDGRIGRSNMQLFIVANAFIFIVCAYFINSLAFWLSFPILAVLGGYSLFKRFSELAHLVLGLSLGLAPIAGVVAVSAAIPLWSVLLCLGVTFWVAGFDLLYSLQDMKFDKENKLFSIPAIYGDKAALFLSAIFHALAFIFWLLFAWAAGLGAMAFFGILVSGVILFFEHRIVRRDFSKIDRAFFTLNGYLGILFFIFVWISVL; encoded by the coding sequence ATGATAGAAAAATTAAAAATTATCGCTGAACTTATCGTTTTTAAGCATTCTGTTTTTGCTCTGCCTTTTATTTTTGTGGCGATGATAGTTGCTAGCAAGATAGAAAGTGGCTCGGCTTGGTTTGGCTTAAAACTGCTTATTTTAGGTATTTTTTGCGCTGTTAGTGCTAGAAATTTTGCTATGGCTTTTAATAGATATAAAGACGAAGATATCGACAAGCTAAATCCGCGAACTGCGAGCCGCCCAAGCGTTGATGGTCGTATCGGCAGGAGCAATATGCAGCTTTTCATCGTGGCAAATGCGTTTATTTTTATTGTATGCGCTTATTTTATAAATTCGCTCGCATTTTGGCTAAGTTTTCCTATTTTAGCTGTTCTTGGTGGATATTCGCTATTTAAACGCTTTAGCGAGCTAGCACACCTGGTGCTTGGTCTTAGCCTAGGTCTTGCTCCTATCGCTGGTGTGGTCGCAGTGAGCGCTGCTATACCGCTTTGGAGCGTGTTACTTTGCCTTGGTGTGACATTTTGGGTAGCTGGATTTGACTTGCTTTACTCGCTTCAAGATATGAAATTTGATAAAGAAAATAAGCTCTTTAGCATACCAGCTATTTACGGCGACAAGGCTGCGCTTTTTTTATCGGCCATTTTTCACGCTTTAGCTTTTATATTTTGGCTACTTTTTGCTTGGGCAGCTGGGCTTGGAGCGATGGCATTTTTTGGAATTTTAGTAAGTGGCGTTATTTTATTTTTTGAGCATAGGATCGTAAGACGCGATTTTAGCAAGATAGATAGAGCATTTTTTACGTTAAATGGCTATCTGGGAATTTTATTTTTTATCTTTGTTTGGATTAGCGTATTATGA